The following coding sequences lie in one Pseudomonas sp. SL4(2022) genomic window:
- a CDS encoding chemotaxis protein CheW — protein MSQAVANQNSANSLTGLLMPLTDRTLLLPNVAVAELIPYRAPQVSEGLPSWFLGQIAWRDLRLPLLSFEAASDGQVSVSPGSRVAVINALGGRPAVKFIAVLVQGIPRSIKVGDELVRADVALAPLELDAVQFGETVLKIPDLIGLEQKLADAGLI, from the coding sequence ATGAGCCAAGCCGTCGCCAACCAGAACAGCGCCAACAGCCTGACCGGCCTGTTAATGCCGCTGACTGACCGTACTCTGCTGCTGCCTAACGTCGCAGTAGCCGAGCTGATTCCCTATCGCGCGCCACAGGTCAGTGAAGGCCTGCCCAGTTGGTTCCTCGGGCAGATTGCCTGGCGCGATTTACGCCTGCCGCTGCTGTCGTTCGAAGCGGCATCGGATGGCCAGGTCAGCGTTAGCCCCGGCTCGCGCGTGGCGGTGATCAACGCCCTCGGCGGTCGCCCGGCGGTGAAGTTTATTGCTGTGCTGGTGCAAGGTATTCCGCGTTCGATCAAGGTTGGTGACGAGTTGGTACGAGCCGATGTTGCCCTGGCACCGCTGGAGCTGGATGCGGTGCAGTTTGGTGAAACCGTGCTGAAAATTCCGGACCTGATCGGCCTGGAGCAAAAACTGGCAGATGCCGGCTTGATCTGA
- a CDS encoding 16S rRNA (uracil(1498)-N(3))-methyltransferase, which yields MRLSRFFIDAPLSLGQHELPEAQAHYIGRVLRHAVGDAVQLFDGSGQEYQGELIEVGKKSVRVELREAFAGQSESPLHVHLGQGLSRGERMDWAIQKATELGANEISLIVSERCEVRLKDERADKRMAHWRQVAISACEQCGRSVLPIIHPPISLADWLTQVSADLKLVLHPVAEPWAIHPQPQSLAFLIGPEGGLSDNEVNQAKAQGFHAARLGPRVLRTETAPVVALSVAQQLWGDF from the coding sequence ATGCGCCTATCCCGTTTCTTTATCGATGCCCCCCTCTCCCTCGGCCAGCACGAATTGCCCGAAGCCCAGGCCCACTATATCGGCCGTGTGCTGCGGCATGCCGTAGGCGATGCGGTGCAATTGTTCGATGGCAGCGGCCAGGAATACCAGGGTGAGCTGATCGAGGTGGGCAAGAAAAGCGTGCGCGTCGAGTTACGCGAAGCCTTTGCCGGCCAGAGCGAATCACCCTTGCATGTTCATCTGGGCCAGGGCCTGTCACGTGGCGAGCGCATGGACTGGGCGATTCAGAAAGCCACCGAGCTGGGTGCCAATGAAATCAGCCTGATTGTCAGCGAGCGCTGTGAAGTGCGCCTCAAGGATGAACGCGCCGACAAGCGCATGGCGCACTGGCGCCAGGTGGCAATCAGCGCCTGTGAACAATGCGGCCGCTCGGTGCTGCCGATCATTCATCCGCCCATCAGCCTTGCAGACTGGCTGACGCAGGTATCGGCCGATCTCAAGCTGGTGCTGCACCCGGTCGCTGAACCCTGGGCCATTCACCCGCAGCCTCAATCGCTGGCCTTTCTGATCGGCCCGGAAGGCGGCCTGAGCGACAACGAAGTGAACCAGGCGAAAGCCCAGGGTTTCCATGCGGCCCGCCTCGGCCCACGGGTGCTGCGTACGGAGACCGCGCCGGTGGTGGCGTTAAGCGTCGCGCAACAGCTGTGGGGCGATTTCTAA